Proteins encoded together in one Pelagicoccus enzymogenes window:
- a CDS encoding MGH1-like glycoside hydrolase domain-containing protein, with amino-acid sequence MDPRNPKNPESSAGEAIRRFPLKSLLLALPLAAAFVAPTLFSGDKQKSRLAVLDEGDYRGIVESFNEWDDEAVVNLVPNAASWDWMADQVPFLDCPDEDLREIYYFRWWALRKHLKQVGDYYVYTEFIELDTKAWFIPPERTIASALGHHFMETRWLVDQSKDDSYLDYWMVGKDGGPQGHFHRYSSWLYDALWQRYLVTGDKAFIADRFDRFEADYKLWQEEKQLESGLYWQADVWDAMEESISGGRHEKNVRPTINSYMFGNAVALSNMAALVGKHEKADAYHAEAEAQRKRVLDTLWSEELTFFESVKETGGFANVREAIGFIPWYFNLPTKGNGYEEAWKQVLDPEGFSAPYGLTTAEQRHPEFRSHGTGYCEWDGAIWPYATSQTLVAMGNVIRNYEQEVVSKEDFYDAFLSYTRAQRKNGLPYIGEYQDEQTGEWLKGDNPRSKFYHHSTYADLLIANLIGIRPQDSNRVVIDPLLPESVWDWFCLDGVPYRGHMLTVIWDKTGQHYGKGAGLTLMVDGAVVSQSRELGRLEGTL; translated from the coding sequence ATGGACCCCCGAAACCCTAAGAATCCTGAATCGAGCGCTGGCGAAGCGATTCGCCGTTTCCCGCTCAAGTCCTTGTTACTCGCTTTGCCGCTAGCCGCTGCGTTTGTCGCTCCGACTCTTTTCAGTGGCGACAAGCAAAAGTCTCGCTTGGCGGTCTTGGACGAGGGCGACTACCGCGGCATCGTCGAGAGCTTTAACGAGTGGGACGACGAGGCGGTGGTGAACCTCGTGCCGAACGCCGCGTCCTGGGACTGGATGGCGGATCAGGTGCCTTTCCTCGACTGTCCGGACGAGGACTTGCGGGAGATCTACTACTTTCGTTGGTGGGCCCTGCGGAAGCATTTGAAGCAGGTGGGCGACTACTACGTGTACACGGAGTTCATCGAGCTCGATACGAAGGCGTGGTTCATTCCGCCGGAGCGGACCATCGCGAGCGCCCTGGGTCACCATTTCATGGAGACGCGTTGGCTGGTCGACCAGAGCAAGGACGACTCCTACCTCGACTACTGGATGGTAGGCAAGGACGGTGGGCCCCAAGGACATTTCCATCGTTACAGCAGCTGGCTCTACGACGCTCTTTGGCAGCGATACCTCGTTACCGGCGACAAGGCGTTCATCGCCGATCGCTTCGACCGCTTCGAGGCGGACTACAAGCTTTGGCAGGAAGAGAAGCAGCTGGAGAGCGGGCTTTACTGGCAGGCGGACGTGTGGGACGCCATGGAGGAGTCGATCTCGGGCGGGCGGCACGAGAAGAACGTGCGGCCGACCATCAACAGCTACATGTTCGGCAACGCGGTGGCCCTCTCGAACATGGCCGCTCTAGTGGGCAAGCATGAGAAGGCCGACGCCTACCATGCCGAAGCGGAGGCCCAGCGTAAGCGAGTGCTGGATACGCTGTGGAGCGAGGAGCTGACGTTCTTCGAGTCGGTGAAGGAAACCGGCGGCTTCGCGAACGTGAGGGAAGCGATCGGCTTCATTCCGTGGTATTTCAATCTGCCGACGAAAGGGAACGGATACGAGGAAGCTTGGAAGCAGGTGCTCGACCCTGAAGGCTTTTCTGCCCCATACGGCCTGACCACTGCGGAGCAACGCCATCCTGAATTTCGTTCGCATGGCACTGGCTACTGCGAGTGGGATGGGGCGATTTGGCCTTACGCGACCTCGCAGACGCTCGTTGCCATGGGCAATGTGATTCGTAACTACGAGCAAGAGGTCGTGTCCAAGGAAGACTTTTATGACGCTTTCCTCAGCTACACGCGGGCTCAACGCAAAAACGGACTTCCTTACATCGGCGAGTATCAGGACGAGCAAACGGGGGAATGGCTCAAGGGGGACAACCCGCGCAGCAAGTTCTATCACCATTCCACCTATGCAGATCTCTTGATCGCCAACTTGATTGGTATCCGTCCTCAGGATTCAAATCGCGTGGTGATCGACCCCTTGCTTCCGGAAAGCGTTTGGGATTGGTTTTGCCTCGATGGCGTTCCTTACCGTGGCCATATGCTGACCGTGATCTGGGATAAGACGGGGCAGCACTACGGCAAGGGAGCAGGACTTACCTTGATGGTTGACGGGGCGGTTGTTTCCCAAAGCAGGGAGCTAGGAAGATTGGAGGGAACCCTCTAA